Proteins encoded in a region of the Spiroplasma endosymbiont of Amphimallon solstitiale genome:
- a CDS encoding 5-formyltetrahydrofolate cyclo-ligase produces the protein MEMEIKDKISLRTIYLKKIKNVSKNNYQKWNKIIFNKFNESHYFKQNNVFALYNSLPYEVETKEIIELLWKNLKQVCLPRMNGEHLEFYFINSWNDIVFDNDFKIGQPSLNCQKVIGSQIDCMLVPLIAFDKDYYRIGYGKGFYDRYLSKNKFNFSKIGLGFAIQKIPYIINHDNWDIPLDYIFTN, from the coding sequence ATGGAAATGGAAATTAAGGATAAAATTAGTTTAAGAACCATTTATTTAAAAAAAATAAAAAATGTTTCTAAAAATAATTATCAAAAGTGAAATAAAATTATTTTCAATAAATTTAATGAATCACATTATTTTAAACAAAATAATGTATTTGCTCTTTATAATTCCTTACCATATGAAGTAGAAACTAAAGAAATTATTGAATTATTATGAAAAAATCTAAAACAAGTTTGTTTACCAAGAATGAATGGTGAGCATTTGGAATTTTACTTTATTAATAGTTGAAACGATATCGTATTTGATAATGATTTTAAAATTGGACAACCAAGTTTAAATTGCCAAAAAGTTATAGGAAGTCAAATTGATTGTATGTTAGTACCATTGATTGCCTTTGATAAAGATTATTATCGTATTGGTTATGGTAAAGGTTTTTACGATCGTTATTTATCTAAAAATAAATTTAACTTTAGTAAAATAGGACTTGGTTTTGCTATTCAAAAAATTCCTTATATAATTAATCACGATAATTGAGATATACCATTAGACTATATTTTTACTAATTAA
- a CDS encoding aminotransferase class V-fold PLP-dependent enzyme, with protein sequence MNKKININDNTFKTDFPFFKNNPDLVYLDTAASSLKPQIVIDAVRDYYEKYCINPHSQDYQLAVKGNDIFEDTRKTISKFINSNENEIVFCPSATFAYNQIAFGLEKYLQENDEILLTTLEHSSLLLPFYRLIQTKKIKIKFIETNKQGVITVENLKKVLTPKTRIVAFANINNSLAIENDTETLTNFIKEYGKKNVKSNNWIFKNILVIIDGAQSIGHIKTDVKNWNIDFFGFSGHKVFGPTGIGVFWGKNEWLNMLDPLILGGGMNGDIYENGKFNLLDSPYRFEGGTQNIAGVFGLGAAIKYLLNIGIENIRNHEILLKKYAIEQLTAHLGNNIEIYNIDGNSSNIIFNIKKVFAQDVANFLGTQNICVRSGTYCAKLLPNIINAEVTIRLSFYIYNCKKDIDLLVIALKKGINEGGDFLNEFF encoded by the coding sequence ATGAATAAAAAAATAAACATTAATGATAATACCTTTAAAACTGATTTTCCCTTTTTTAAAAATAATCCTGATTTAGTTTATTTAGATACAGCCGCTTCTTCGCTAAAACCACAAATAGTTATTGATGCTGTTAGGGATTATTATGAAAAATATTGTATTAATCCACATAGTCAAGATTATCAACTTGCTGTTAAGGGAAATGATATATTTGAAGATACTAGAAAAACAATTAGTAAATTTATTAATAGTAACGAAAACGAAATAGTTTTTTGTCCTTCAGCAACTTTTGCTTATAATCAAATTGCTTTTGGCTTAGAAAAATATTTACAAGAAAATGATGAAATTTTATTAACCACTTTAGAACATAGCTCATTACTCTTACCATTTTATCGTTTGATACAAACTAAAAAAATTAAAATAAAATTTATTGAAACAAATAAACAAGGAGTCATTACTGTTGAAAATTTAAAAAAAGTTTTAACACCCAAAACTAGAATAGTTGCTTTTGCAAATATTAATAATTCTTTAGCAATAGAAAATGATACTGAAACATTAACTAATTTTATTAAAGAATATGGTAAAAAAAATGTTAAAAGTAATAATTGAATTTTTAAAAATATTTTAGTAATAATAGATGGTGCACAATCAATAGGACATATAAAAACCGATGTTAAAAATTGAAATATTGATTTTTTTGGATTTTCTGGTCATAAAGTTTTTGGTCCAACTGGAATCGGTGTCTTTTGAGGAAAAAACGAATGATTAAATATGCTAGATCCACTAATATTGGGTGGAGGCATGAATGGTGATATTTATGAAAATGGTAAATTTAACTTATTAGATAGTCCTTATCGTTTTGAAGGTGGAACACAAAATATTGCGGGTGTATTTGGGCTAGGTGCAGCTATTAAGTATTTATTAAACATTGGTATTGAAAATATTAGAAATCATGAAATTTTACTAAAAAAATACGCAATTGAACAATTAACAGCGCATTTAGGAAATAATATTGAAATTTATAATATTGATGGCAATAGTAGTAACATAATATTTAATATTAAAAAAGTATTTGCACAAGATGTTGCTAATTTTTTAGGAACACAAAATATATGCGTACGCAGTGGAACTTATTGTGCTAAATTATTACCTAATATAATTAACGCTGAAGTAACAATTCGTCTTAGTTTTTACATATATAATTGTAAAAAAGATATTGACTTATTAGTAATAGCTTTAAAAAAAGGGATTAATGAAGGAGGAGATTTTTTAAATGAATTCTTTTAA
- the sufU gene encoding Fe-S cluster assembly sulfur transfer protein SufU: protein MNSFNNNQDYYRKLIVEHYSNPKNKGFKNLPNSLTYHQNNESCVDNFHVEISIKNKVINSARFTGIGCAISTAATDLFCILIEGKTISQIKEIIINYQAMLSEKQFNDKIIENMIAFKNVPRERNRIKCALIGINGINKIIEKECEKNGNGN from the coding sequence ATGAATTCTTTTAATAACAATCAAGACTATTATCGCAAACTAATTGTTGAACACTATAGTAATCCAAAAAATAAAGGTTTTAAAAATTTACCAAATAGTTTGACATATCATCAAAACAATGAATCATGTGTTGATAATTTTCATGTTGAAATTTCTATTAAAAATAAAGTTATTAATAGCGCACGCTTTACTGGAATTGGGTGTGCTATTTCAACTGCAGCAACCGATCTTTTTTGTATTTTAATTGAAGGTAAAACAATATCACAAATAAAAGAAATTATTATTAATTATCAAGCAATGTTATCAGAAAAGCAATTTAATGATAAAATAATTGAAAATATGATTGCTTTTAAAAATGTACCAAGAGAGCGTAATCGAATTAAATGTGCCCTTATTGGTATTAATGGTATTAATAAAATAATTGAGAAAGAATGTGAAAAAAATGGAAATGGAAATTAA
- a CDS encoding IS30 family transposase, with the protein MYKYLTIESIIAIKEYKSYGFSIRKIAKAIDYSKSTVHRVCRLLNQNLLPLEILNKIQKNKQNAGRKLIILTLIEINTINHLLITKNYALDIIANFLKENKTKSISTKTLYNMFKTNRMGFDENNLLRKGKNKPHKQKETRGRINNCKSIHERNLIIPNIKNIEEFGHLEGDTIIGKDHKSSIITLADIWSKTTIPLATKNNKSENITKSIIKFISKLQKGTVKTITFDRGKEFSKWKLIEKNCNVKIYFADPGKPCQRGLNENNNGILRRYLPKSTDLSSYKQKDLNTIAFQINSTPRKSLSYKRPIDLIQLF; encoded by the coding sequence ATGTATAAGTATCTGACTATTGAATCAATAATAGCAATAAAAGAATATAAAAGTTATGGATTTTCGATTCGTAAAATAGCAAAAGCCATTGATTATAGTAAATCAACTGTACATAGAGTTTGTAGATTATTAAATCAAAACTTATTACCATTAGAAATATTGAATAAAATTCAAAAAAATAAACAAAATGCAGGTAGAAAATTAATAATTTTAACTTTAATAGAAATTAATACTATTAATCATTTGTTAATTACTAAAAATTATGCTCTTGATATAATTGCTAATTTTTTAAAGGAAAATAAAACAAAAAGTATTTCAACAAAAACTTTATATAACATGTTTAAAACAAATCGAATGGGTTTTGATGAAAATAACTTATTGAGAAAAGGAAAAAATAAACCTCACAAACAAAAAGAAACTAGGGGCAGAATTAATAATTGTAAGTCTATTCATGAAAGAAATTTAATCATTCCTAATATTAAAAATATAGAAGAATTTGGTCATTTAGAGGGTGATACTATCATTGGTAAAGATCATAAAAGTTCTATTATTACTTTAGCTGATATATGATCAAAAACCACAATTCCTTTAGCAACTAAAAATAATAAATCAGAAAATATTACAAAAAGTATAATAAAATTTATTTCAAAGTTACAAAAAGGAACAGTTAAAACTATTACTTTTGATCGTGGTAAAGAATTTAGTAAATGAAAATTAATCGAAAAAAATTGTAATGTTAAGATTTATTTTGCAGATCCTGGTAAACCTTGTCAAAGAGGTTTAAATGAAAATAATAATGGTATTTTAAGAAGATATTTACCAAAATCTACAGATCTATCTTCATATAAACAAAAAGATTTAAATACTATAGCATTTCAAATTAATTCTACACCCAGAAAATCACTATCTTATAAAAGACCAATAGATTTAATACAATTATTTTAA